The Vigna unguiculata cultivar IT97K-499-35 chromosome 11, ASM411807v1, whole genome shotgun sequence genomic sequence agcacatttgacgaatcctactaagtttcagatcaaaatcattaccatacaatttataaaaataatattctaacatgtccatcttgttagaatatgttatataacaaaaaacaaaaagaatgagaaatatgttatatatatatatatatatatatatatatatatatattatattatattatattatatattatattactatgtatatatatattatatgtgtggatatcttatgtttatatatatatatatataattatttatatatattatattatattatatattatattattattactatgtatatatattatatgtgtggatatcttatgtttatatatatatatatatatatatatatatatatatatatatatatttattttaagtatatattatattatattatataataatataaatataataatatatattatattattatgtatatatattatatgtatatgcgtagatattttatgtttatatatatatatatatatatatatatatatatttcttttaaatttttataaatttgtaatgttataaatttgtttataaaagatctcactagttaaatgattaatttgttttatacgtatatattatatatattatattatattattatgtatatatattatatgtatattatattatattatattatattacatgtatatgtgtaaatatatatatatatatatatatatatatatatatatatatatatatatatataagtatattttatttatatgtatatatactatattatattatattatattatattatattttatgtgtaaatatattatttatttatatatattttttagattatttaataaactataaatagtttagtaatttaagcggggacgggtatttgggcgggtatatatatatccccatctccatccccagttgaaaatttcggatattacccatatccatacccatacccagtcaaagcggggattccccgtcaaaacggggacgggttcgggtgatacccacgggcacgggtttatttgccatctctagttaaatttttttaaatgtattataaaactataagattcgaaataatttcataaatttccaATCTATGTTGAATTTACAAGAGTcggtgaaaaaaataagaataaaacaatagaaaatagataaattattttccaatttttagtggttaattgatttttattttgtttttgtttttccacTGCTACCCTCAAAACTTCTAATTAATTAACATGATTGCCTAATTGAAAGCTCATAACAAAACTATCTGTAAGAAAAGTATCAAGtgttaaatatataatctatatattttataccAATATCTAGGAAAGTCTCGATcgaagatttaaaaaaaaaaacatgatatttGCGTGTGAGGcaaaatctattaaaatgaTCCTAAAAAagcaattaattaaaattaaaataattttaaatattaggttTCTATGAATTGgaagaaaatttaattcaatattacTGAATTCTGttaaccttttaaaaatttgtgatcgaatattaatacttatttgtataatttaatcagtggtttagttaattattttgtctctgtttttatttaaaaatataatgtcttttagtatttttaatttcaatttaatccgACTCGTGTAAAActaatttaacttaattattgttgttaaaattttttatattttatgaaaatttgatgcaatgtATGAAACTAATATTagatattaacatatatattgtttattttgttaatataattaacatatttaagtccatcaatattaatgaaaaatctttataattttaaaagatttaagaaaaataatcaaattacattagttttttataaaataaagattaaattgatattaaagaAGAAACATAGATGaccataatcaattatatatatatatatatatatatatatatatatatatatatatataatttttttggttacattttgaaatttcaattgAATACATACTTTccgatatttattttttgtttggtaaTTTTATATGCTAAGTCTTCTTGTTCTTCATGGTCATGTAGCCAAACCAAGTAAGCTGGAACCATTTCCACTGTTTGTCTGGAATCTGGATAAGCCGCGCACTGACCAACCTCACCAACCGAATCCATTCCAGAATCCGGCGCCGGTATAAGTTTCTCTGCTCACCAAAACGTTACATTCTGTCGGCCATTTTATCACTCTGCATATATTCTGCTCGATAAAATGCTTCTCTGTCTCTGCCACCCTGAATTATTTGCTCCtgtttttaaatgattttgctCACTTTACAAATTGTTTCCTTCAATTGAAAATTCTCATTCCATGTAATTGGTCGCATACATCGGCAGCACACAACTCATGTTGTTGTGTATCAGTGTCACAGCATGAaagttttgtttcttttgatgGATAGGTCATTGTTTGCTGAAGAGGGATGAGATGACGAAGCTTGCAGGATATTCCCTGGCCGTTTCATTTGCTCCCACAGGTTCCAATATCCTTAAAAACAATGGCAGATTCCCAGTAGTTATATCTCGTAGGAATAAGTTCAGCTATGGGTTATTTTCTACTCGTGCTCTGAAAGCACAATTACATGATAAGCCTGGAGTGGGTTCCAGATATTATCTTCCTCCTTGGTTTAGGTGTGTGCTTGGAAATGGTATCtgtgcactttttttttttgtgtcatCTGTTAGTATGCGTTATAAAGTATGCTGATTATATCAGTCATTTGATATTGTTTTTTACTGGTTGAATTTTAGTGTTGCTCCAATGATGGAATGGACGGACAATCACTATAGGACTCTAGCACGCCTCATATCAAAACATGCTTGGCTATACACGGAGATGGTTGCAGCTGAAACAATTGTTCATCAAAAGGACAATCTGGTAGATATATAATTCTGCAAGTGTGAATAACTAAGATCATGATTGCAGTTTTGTAGTGTTTTCTGTGTTACTATACCTCACACAGTAAATTGTAATTTGTATTGGTTGGTTATCATTCAATTAAAACCAATTGTTTATCTCATTTTAGTGTGCATACGCCAGTGCCCAAGAGCTCAAAATAACGCTGCTTATTCAACACCATGGTTTCTGGATAATTTGGTATTGAAAAAcctattattctttttattttgtgtatttTGCTCAGGACAGATTCTTGGCATATTCTCCAGACCAACATCCCATTGTGCTTCAAATTGGAGGGAGCAATATAGAAAAATTGGCTAAAGCAACTGAGCTTGCTAATGCTTATTGCTATGACGAGATCAACTTAAAGTTTGTACATTCAATCATCTTACACCTTAAAGTTTCGCTTTTCTACTACTGATCTTTGAAgtatatttctttttccaaaatttataccAGCTGTGGATGCCCTAGTCCAAAAGTTGCTGGGCATGGGTGTTTTGGTGTGAGTCTTATGCTTAACCCCAAGGTTAGAAAGCCATTCTTGATGCgtaattaaatatgaatatatgtAAACAGATACATATATAAGTGTTACTTGTCAATGCAAATTGATATGGAAATCTAATGTATACAAGGAAAGTTTGTTGCTGAGGCCATGTCAGCAATTGCTGCCAGCACGAATGTACCTGTCAGTGTCAAATGTCGAATTGGCGTGGATGATCATGATTCTTATAATGAGCTTTGTAAGGTTCTTCTGTCTGCAATCTCTttctattttaagtttaaagaaTGCAAGGTATGGATTCTATGAATCGGTTTCTcctctttttataaaatttgtaggaAAAGGTGTTACAGTTTGCCATGTATATGTTAGTATCTGAACTGAAACATTTTATAAACTGATATCAAACAGTATGTCTTGCATTTAGTATGCAGTGAAAAGGGTTTCAGTGATTGGATACAGTACATCCATGTATACTAGGtgtttattatttcaaaatccCCTGGTTACTCACTAACTCGAAAGTACTACCGAACCAATGGAGTCAAATCGTGATATGCTAATAAGAGCCAGATTTTGGGACAGGGTTCTGAATTTGGTTTGTAACCAACTGTTATTGGAAAGGAAACTATTGGTTCTAGAAATATGCAgaataaatcacaaaaatatttgtgatgGAGTTTTTGGGAGAAAACCTTTTTGTTTTGGCCACTGATTGTTAGGCTTGGAGTTGCAGGCGTTTTACTTGTTTATTAAGATATCATTTTTTTGCATTTGTGAAGATCAGCGATAATACATAATTATGAAGTTTTGTTTCCATTTATACCAGAAtcaaattattactattttggTTTATTCCACCTTTGGTCTGGATCTTAATAactaaaaagaaagagaaatttgTACTTTTTATACCCCTTGTTACTTTGGATTTATCTGGTGCTTTGGGTTTCGTTGTTCTAAAATATAGTGGATCTCTATTATACATCATACGTTGCCATTGCTGTTGTTTAGATCTTTGGTAACACACACAATACTTGTGCCATGGTTTTTAGGGCTACTCATAGAACTTTATGTTGTCTGTCAGGTGATTTCATATACCAGGTTTCTTCTTTATCACCCactaaacattttataattcaCTCAAGGAAGGCACTGCTCAACGGTATTAGCCCTGCTGAGAATAGAAGCATTCCTCCGCTAAAGTATGTGCTAGTAATAATTGATTTTGTAGTTACATGATATACCGAATTCCATGTCATAGTCTCTCATCTGTTTAAAATGTAGATATGAATACTTCTATGGCCTCCTACGTGACTTTCCTGATCTAACATTTACAATCAATGGCGGCATTACTAGTGTTGACGAGGTGAACGGCTGTCATTACAATTATTTAGTATTCATGAGATATAGGAGTTTTCAGGCATAAAGGAGTCCATAATTATTCATATCTACACAATGTCCTGACTCTGGACACTTCTACTTTTACCTGTTTTCGCGGTACATCGATTATAGGTCCGTGCGTCTCGAGAAGCTGGGGCTCATGGTGTTATGGTCGGACGTGCAGCGTACAACAAGTAAGTTTCAAATAATTTCCCTTTTGCCTGTGTGATGTATCAGGATTCTGCTTTTCTGAAAATATATCCTAAAAACTTCAGTGTTTTGTGGGGACATAGAGATTTCTATTTATTacaatgtttttgtttgtttgtattAATTAGCATGCAGTGGCTTGAGTAACCGTTGTTGATAATCTTAACAGTCCTTGGCATATTTTGGGGCACGTAGATTCTGCAATTTATGGTACACCAAGTCCTGATGTTACACGTCGTCAGGTTCATTTACAGAATGTTTGGCTTTCCATGAATTCTTCTGTACCAGTTCTGGGTTAATTTTCACATTACTCAGAGTTtaccattttttgttttaattatttatgtctCGTTTAATTAAGGTCCTTGAAAAATATCTAGCCTATGGGGAGTCGGTGATGGGAAAATATGGACGTAGGCCAACTATGCGAGATATTATGAAGGTTGGAACAAAAATAACTGTGGCATttgattttctgttttctttcttccattcgCTGTAAATTCCTATGTAGCATTGTATGTAGTATTTAATAGCTGATATATAATGCTGTATTCTTCATATGTAGATGTAGCTTTAAGTTGTTACGTGGTAGacatacttttaatatatatatatacaccgCAAAGAATCTTTTGGTTCCTTGTAGTCTAGTTCATTAACACTATgtattttttcctattttattttagaagatTGGAGGTTTTTTGTCCCACCTTCTCCTTTTTATTTGCATGAGGCAAATTATACTTCTATTAATGATATTCAATTTGCTGAAATTATGCGGCATTTGTCTGTTATGGTATTGCAGCCTTTACTCAATCTTTTCCATTCAGAACCTGGGAATGGACTATGGAAGCGCAAAGCTGATGCCGCTTTCAAAAATTGCACGGTaagattttgtattttatttgattgcTTAGAAGAGTATGTCGTTTTTACTGTATAATAGGACTTTAAATGAAGCTATCAACAGAGTAAAGGACGtacaaacttttttatcaaGCAAATTTTATATACGTGGTCTTCTATGTTTACCGTTCTTTTCTGTGATTTCTACCTCACGGATGGTAAGGGGCATAATATGATAGTCTGGTATACATGTTACCATCCATCTATCTAGCATTTGATGGTTTACTGGAGCTGTCTTCATTTCTaggaaatttaaaaacaatgcTTATGAAAATTAAAGATTCGTTGAGTTGAGGATCCTTTTTTAATAATCAGTTTGgttaatcttaaaataagtgtttttgaaataagtaatttttaaaagtaaaataactttgttttttaaaaaaattgcagaaaactCCTTATTCTTAAAATAAGAAGATCAGACAAACAATTGATTCTGAAATAagtagtttttaaaataatcacttGTTTGAGAAGCAGATTGGATTTGcttattaaaataagaagaccacttttcatttttaaaaacagATTAAACAAATACGTAAAAGCATtaggaatttattttattaggaaAGCACTCtgtctaaaaaaaatcaagtacaAATAATCTCTCACCTAGATATATTATGAGCTTATAGATTgaacataaacaaaattatggAAATGAATTGGGACATGAGTGGTTATCCCAGAATCAATGACTGATGTATAGAGTGAAGTTGACTCTAAAGAAGTGTGTATATTGCGATCATGTATTTTATAATTCTGTTGTGGAAATTAGTGGCTTACATGTACGCAGATAATATGGCTAGTTCTTTCATTCCCTTGTTATTTGGGTTAGTCAGGTTAAGATTTTGCGTTACATAATTTGTTCACTGTAAACTATCTATTTACAACTTCATTTATTACATTAACTGATTGAAATGCTAACTTCATTCTTTAACCATGTAGACTGTCGAATCATTTTTTGAAGAAACCCTTGTGGCAATTCCCGACTCGGTATTGGATTCGCCTGTTGCCAAACTACCACCTGGCCGTAGAGATCTTTTTGCCAACATACACAGTTTATTGCCTCCGCCATACAGAACAAGAGAAGAAGAGGCAGTGGTCATTTGCGCTTAAGTTCATGTGTACTCTGCAAAACCAAGTTGAGCTCATTgccttttttagttttatttatttatttctttttttgaaatcaAGTGATGGGTCTCGTGTAACAGTATTATTAAATTAACATGAATGCataattatctttttgtaaGCAATTGACTTTGGAATGTAATTCATTCAATTTAGTActcttgataaaaataatagtggGTTGAAATTCTATGCATGGTTTGCTTTCACTCTTGTTTGTGCTGCGGAATCTTGTAGTGGATGTTAAGATTGTGAAGTAAACTATTAACACAAAAAACCCTGCTATGTGTTGGGTCATGGGTGGCTCACATAACTCTGCATAAGATAACCCTGGCCCGCACCTGAAAAATagagatatttattttttctttggtaACCATTCATATAACATATTGTACATCCTACGGCCACTGGTTCAGGATAATCCCATATTCTACGTGGCAATAGTTTATTGGAGACTTTGTGAATGAGATAAGATAATGGGGGTTCCAACCAGTTCCTCATccaatatattcttttatcaaaCATAACTACTTCTACTTGCAACATAGAAGGACTAGTTTTGGGGGTTAGTTCAAGACTGAGATCACATAGCAGAGATGGCATCAATCACCATGGCAGCATCACTCATTGGCAGCTCAGCCATCAGCAACCGGTCTCCGGTGGCATCGCCGAGGAGGCTGGTGGTGGCAAATGCTTCCAAAGCagttgaaggagaaaagaacAGGGTGAGTTATGAGAGTGACAAGGAAGGCAACAATGGAAGGAGGAACATGATGTTTGCTGCTGCTGCAGCAGCTGTTTGCTCTGTTGCTGGAATGGCCATGGCTGATGAGCCCAAACGTGGCACCCCTGAAGCTAAGAAAATCTATTACCCTGTTTGTGTCACCATGCCCACTGCCAAGATTTGTCACAAATGAGGGCCTTAGGCTGTAATGTGATGTTTTCACTTTCATATGATGATCCTTTGACTCTCTGTACTATTTGTTCATGAAACAATCTACTTTGCCTTTTCTCTTGTGTACactttctgtttttctttttcccttCGCTAAGATCGTTTTAAGTTGATATGTTGAACGATCTCTAACTCAATTTTGTGTTGAGTGTGGAAGAGAAATATTAGGTTTGAACTACAGTGATGAAAGGAAACAACCTTTAATAGGTTTAACTTGAAGCCATTGATCAAAAACTATTTAGATGCATTAACTTCAACCAACTGAGAAGAAGATTAGCATTATATTACTCTCAGTCTACACAAAAGTCAGATGTTTGAGCCTTTTGTGTTTGAAGTAAACTCGAATTTTAGTTCATTCAAATTCAACGATTGATTCGGTAAATTTAGTTTATTAACTAAATTAACAACACTCtaaacctaataaaaaaaataaatgagttgaCTTCGAACCCCAAAAAAACATTGAGGAAATATTAAATGGAACCACTTTTTTATCAAGTTGaactaaaataaactttatttatcTCGACTCAATTTCTATCTTATTGGCAACTCGTGATTACTTTCTGAAAAGGGAGTGTTAATCGAATACTTCATGTGAATTACCTAAATTCTTACTACTATTGATTATTCACGTTTCATTGTGTTTGTGGACCTTCGATACATACTATCGGTACTCTTCTGATATactatatttcatatttaaaatgatattaccAAAATTCAAACTTTTGACCAATCGATGAAGGGTCACTATTTTAGAATCAATAAATTttgctttaattattttttttcgtaaaaatatcactttattctttaattaatgagaagcttaaataaatattcatgacaaacaaaatatatattaacatattaatatattaatgtgtgtgtgtgtttaaaagcaattttttattattgtaatccACATTTAAGGTTTTTTCATCATTTGCTTTTCCGATTTGTGTAATCAATGTGCAAAGCTGGTTTTTCAAtagaaaaatacttaaaagttTTTAAGATACTTATGCAAATAATAAATCATAGAATAAATGAAAGACATtggtaaatatatataaaagaagaaaatgaatttagtctatttagtttttattcCCAATTTTGGTTTTTCAATTTCTCTCTCTTGTAGTTGTGGTCATTCACAATTTTGCTTCAATcactaattttacaaaaaagtttattcttattttcgttaataaaaactattttaataatttcttaaatgcgTAAATTAGGTCatataacaataacaacaagCTAGTATTATTACACTTTATCATCatgaaaaggtaaaaaaaaaaaaaatgaagaacaatgtTGAAGAAGTAGATATAAAGCGTGAGATGTAGCAGGTTGCTTGATTTTTCCGCCAGCAACCCTTGCAACCgttgattcatcttcatcatcgtggtcatcatcttcatcatcatcttcttcttcttctcgttcttgttcttcttctgtTTATTGTTATGGAGGTAGATTGGAATTCGCAGTGCAACTGGACCATTCCTTCTTCAGCCTCTATCAGCGACTGCATCACTTTCCAATCCTCTTACTCTCTCCTCAGTGACGATCACCAAACTGATCCCactcctcttcttcttcattctcCATCGCCAGATTCTCCTCCATGCGAGATCAAGAGTAACCTCGTTTTCCCTTCACCGTACTTGAATTTCACTAACGCTTTTGATTAATTCACTATTTTTGTGAACAGTTACTTTTGCGGAGAAGCACGAGCTCAGACAAATCTACGTTCGGAGCACTGCTCGCGTCTACGAGATTTACTTTGCGCCCAACGCCCGCACTAACAATGACTATCTCTGCACTGTTCGATGCGGTCTTGCTGTTAGAGACGATCACGTTCTTCGTTCCCCCGCTGCCCAAAATGTCGGCGGTGACGATAATGTGAAAACTGAAGATGATTGGGTTGAGGTCAAAGTTCCCGATTCTCCCAACATCGCTTCGGAAACAAAACCCTACCTCAATTCCACCAAAACATATCAGTCTCAGGTATTCCTATAAGTGATTTCCCAATTTTGTTGGCTTTCGTTTAGATTCGTAAATAAATAGTAAGAAAAGAACAACTGAATTGATGTGTTCTGTTAAGGTAGATGTGGAATAAACTGTTGTAGCTTCAATTTGGTGAAGGGTTGGGCTTAAATTACACTGCTCCTCCATTCAGGAGAGGTTGATGATGCATGCATAGTTTTTGGAACTTGAACTGGCTGCATACAAAGTTTTTTTGCTCTATACATCGTTGGCACCAGTTTGATTTGACAAGAGATGAGATGATACTAGTGTTTTTGAACATTACTCTGGTTTTGTATGGACTTCGGATGAAGTTTTTTCGTGGACACTTATTGGAGGAAAAAAAGGGAATAATGAATTGTGTTTTTCTCATAAACTAAAATCAGCTTATTTAAGCTTTTGGAGAAGATATATCAGAGTGTTCTTGTAGAAGTTAAAGACTAAGTTGATTTTGGCTTATGGGAGAACTTAATTCATCTAAACTTCTTAGTCTCTTTTTTATGCCagtgtttttttcaaaaattaccTCTTAAATCCTATAATTTATAGTGGGTTATTCAAAATTAGCTATTGATTACTTTTATAGAGTCAGGATAAATTCTTTGTTAGTCTCTTTCCTGAAGGTTCATTTTATCTGAATGGAGAAAAACTAACGCACTCAATCTCTTAGGAGGACAGGGGGAGCgtgtttataaaaattaaggGGTAGGAAAAAGTACACAAGCATAATTCAGGCGAGGAAGTGTAGTTTTCTCTTTAATAAACAATACATTATTCTCTTGACTTAGAATCTCGATGTGCCTATTAGATGGTGGTACCATACCCATCTGATTTCAGTGTCCTCTTTTCCTGTCTCCAGGATCTTTATGAGGCTACGGCAGAGATTGATGATGCAAATCCTTGCATTTCTGTTACTATTCGGCTGCTCTCGCTTCAGAATAAAGGATGTGTATATGTTGATGAGATTTATGTGTTTGCTGATCCTGTTGATTCAGCCGATTCAGAAAGCCAAGAAAAGCCTCATGAAAACTCATCCGGCAGTTCCCTCATGGCTATGTTTATCCCCACTTTAATGCAATTATCTAAGA encodes the following:
- the LOC114170052 gene encoding uncharacterized protein LOC114170052, which translates into the protein MTKLAGYSLAVSFAPTGSNILKNNGRFPVVISRRNKFSYGLFSTRALKAQLHDKPGVGSRYYLPPWFSVAPMMEWTDNHYRTLARLISKHAWLYTEMVAAETIVHQKDNLDRFLAYSPDQHPIVLQIGGSNIEKLAKATELANAYCYDEINLNCGCPSPKVAGHGCFGVSLMLNPKFVAEAMSAIAASTNVPVSVKCRIGVDDHDSYNELCDFIYQVSSLSPTKHFIIHSRKALLNGISPAENRSIPPLKYEYFYGLLRDFPDLTFTINGGITSVDEVRASREAGAHGVMVGRAAYNNPWHILGHVDSAIYGTPSPDVTRRQVLEKYLAYGESVMGKYGRRPTMRDIMKPLLNLFHSEPGNGLWKRKADAAFKNCTTVESFFEETLVAIPDSVLDSPVAKLPPGRRDLFANIHSLLPPPYRTREEEAVVICA
- the LOC114170053 gene encoding photosystem II 5 kDa protein, chloroplastic, yielding MASITMAASLIGSSAISNRSPVASPRRLVVANASKAVEGEKNRVSYESDKEGNNGRRNMMFAAAAAAVCSVAGMAMADEPKRGTPEAKKIYYPVCVTMPTAKICHK